One window of the Candidatus Neomarinimicrobiota bacterium genome contains the following:
- a CDS encoding helix-turn-helix transcriptional regulator, with translation MNDFQARAVRAFSALADPTRYKIVCLLLEKGELGCSDFNELFALSKSALSHHYRILENANLILIRKEGNHVYSRINHSVLDELIPGFADAHLKGEYLEVG, from the coding sequence GTGAATGATTTCCAAGCACGAGCCGTACGCGCATTTAGTGCATTAGCCGACCCTACTCGGTACAAGATTGTATGCCTGCTGCTGGAAAAGGGAGAGCTTGGCTGTAGTGACTTCAACGAGCTGTTTGCCCTAAGCAAATCCGCCCTTTCTCACCACTACCGCATTCTGGAAAATGCTAACCTGATCCTGATTCGAAAAGAAGGCAATCACGTCTATTCTCGAATAAATCATAGCGTATTGGATGAATTGATCCCCGGATTTGCCGATGCGCATTTAAAAGGTGAATATCTGGAGGTTGGCTAA
- a CDS encoding tyrosine-type recombinase/integrase: protein MNRAGIDATAHDLRDSFVSHLIYLGYSLEDVSKIAGHSTIKVTERHYYEQLQERWRSMLADLGSYLVRSQPGGKTEAVEKTSPENG, encoded by the coding sequence TTGAATAGGGCAGGCATTGACGCAACCGCTCATGATTTAAGGGACTCGTTTGTCAGTCACTTGATTTATCTGGGCTACTCCCTTGAGGACGTGAGCAAGATCGCCGGACACTCGACGATCAAGGTGACAGAAAGGCATTATTATGAGCAACTGCAGGAGCGCTGGCGGAGCATGCTCGCGGATTTGGGAAGCTACTTAGTCCGGAGCCAGCCTGGCGGCAAAACTGAGGCCGTAGAAAAAACGAGTCCGGAAAACGGGTAG